From a single Brassica napus cultivar Da-Ae chromosome C9, Da-Ae, whole genome shotgun sequence genomic region:
- the LOC106355075 gene encoding probable serine protease EDA2, with protein sequence MSSDLGFILLTTVIGFLSYSTNALLHSGSASHGVSPRDYYLTTDAHWFNQTLDHYSPHDHRKFRQRYYEYLDNFRAPDGPVFMIICGEGPCSGIAKDYMSVLAKKFEAGVVSLEHRYYGKSYPFNSLATENLRYLSSKQALFDLAAFRQHYQEALNVKLNRSSDNPWFFFGVSYPGALSAWFRLKFPHLTCGSLASSAVVHAVYDFSAFDQQIGESAGQECKDALEETNKLLELGLKVNRKAVKALFNATELHVDADFLYLTADAAVMAFQYGNSDKLCVPLVKAKKNGSDLVETYSKYVRDHCMKVWGLHVRPYNRKHLRNTVVTADSTYRIWWFQVCTELAYFQVAPANNSVRSQQINTEYHLDLCKSLFGKGTYPDVDATNLYYGGHKIAATKIIFTNGSQDPWRHASKQTSSPECKFCFN encoded by the exons ATGTCGTCGGATCTCGGTTTTATTCTGCTCACCACCGTCATTGGGTTTTTGTCTTATTCGACCAATGCCTTGTTACATTCCGGGAGTGCCTCTCATGGCGTTTCCCCAAGAGACTATTACTTGACTACGGATGCGCATTGGTTTAATCAAACCCTAGATCATTACTCTCCTCAC GATCATCGCAAATTCAGACAGAGATACTATGAATATCTTGACAACTTTCGAGCTCCAGATGGTCCTGTTTTTATGATAATATGCGGTGAAGGTCCTTGCAGTGGCATAGCTAAAGATTATATGAgt GTATTAGCAAAGAAGTTTGAAGCTGGTGTGGTTTCATTAGAACATAGGTACTATGGGAAAAGTTACCCTTTTAACTCATTAGCTACAGAGAATCTGAGATACCTTTCATCCAAGCAAGCCCTTTTCGATTTGGCTGCTTTTCGTCAACATTACCAG GAAGCTTTGAATGTTAAGTTGAATAGAAGTAGTGACAACCCGTGGTTCTTCTTCGGGGTGTCTTATCCTGGAGCTTTAAGTGCTTGGTTCCGACTCAAGTTCCCTCACTTGACCTGTGGAAGCCTTGCTAGTTCTGCAGTTGTTCATGCTGTCTATGACTTCTCTGCATTTGATCAGCAG ATTGGTGAATCAGCTGGTCAAGAATGCAAAGATGCACTAGAAGAGACTAATAAACTCCTGGAACTAGGGCTCAAAGTAAACAGAAAGGCGGTGAAAGCCCTCTTTAACGCCACTGAGCTTCATGTTGATGCTGATTTCTTATACTTAACCGCAGATGCAGCGGTTATGGCT TTCCAATATGGAAATTCAGATAAACTATGTGTCCCGCTTGTTAAAGCAAAGAAGAACGGTAGTGATTTAGTG GAAACATATTCTAAATATGTTAGAGACCATTGCATGAAAGTTTGGGGCCTACACGTTAGACCATATAACCGGAAACATCTTAGAAACACTGTTGTCACCGCCGATAGTACATATCGGATATGGTGGTTCCAAGTTTGCACAGAACTAGCATATTTCCAGGTGGCACCTGCAAATAATAGCGTTCGATCTCAGCAAATCAATACAGA GTACCATTTGGATTTGTGCAAGAGCCTTTTTGGTAAAGGTACATATCCTGACGTTGATGCAACAAACCTGTACTATGGAGGCCATAAAATCGCGG CAACCAAAATCATTTTCACAAACGGGTCACAAGATCCATGGCGTCATGCTTCCAAACAGACCTCATCTCCTGAATGTAAATTCTGTTTTAACTAA
- the LOC106366424 gene encoding histone H1, with protein MAKEKNETPTVKKTPMASKEKPKKLKKPKTTTHPPYFQMIKEALMNLKEKNGSSPYAIAKQIEEKYKPLLPENFRKTLSLQLKNSVAKGKLVKIRASYKLSETTTRTTRQQQKKKMETRSKKTVSKPEMVTTKKKRKAKKPRQLKSIKSPGSKKVLRASAS; from the exons ATGGCGAAAGAGAAAAACGAGACTCCGACGGTGAAGAAGACTCCTATGGCGTCAAAAGAGAAACCAAAGAAGCTTAAAAAACCCAAAACCACCACTCATCCTCCATATTTTcag ATGATAAAAGAGGCTTTGATGAATCTGAAAGAGAAGAACGGGTCAAGCCCTTACGCTATAGCAAAGCAGATAGAGGAGAAATACAAACCTCTACTCCCTGAGAATTTCCGTAAAACACTTTCTCTGCAGCTTAAAAACTCTGTCGCTAAGGGTAAGCTCGTGAAGATCAGAGCCTCGTACAAGCTCTCAGAGACCACCACGAGGACAACGAGGCAGcagcaaaagaagaagatggagactCGGTCGAAGAAGACTGTGAGCAAGCCAGAAATGGTGACGACGAAAAAGAAGAGGAAAGCAAAGAAGCCAAGACAGCTTAAGTCGATCAAGTCTCCAGGCTCTAAGAAGGTCTTGAGAGCTTCCGCTTCTTGA